A single genomic interval of Aegicerativicinus sediminis harbors:
- a CDS encoding TerC family protein, producing MTVWIIFILCIILFLALDLGIFNRKAHVISTKEATMWTIIWVSMSLIFSGVIYWLYYSGNVDNIDNLTPRGATLKYITGYLIELSLSVDNIFVIAVIFNSFKIPRKYQHRVLFWGILGAIVFRALMILFGVVLIKKFFFTTYIFGAFLLYTAAKMLIKKDAEYHPKNSFVYRVLRRIMPVTTKMEGQSFFIQIRHIKAATPLFIALVIIEFTDILFALDSVPAILAITSDPFLVFSSNIFAILGLRSMYFFLANMLAKFEYLKYSLVVILSFVGVKLILSHHYDFPEWLSLSVIATSLAGGILISLSKKNKTSDDSPLEFQVDDSEE from the coding sequence CATTAGATCTAGGTATTTTCAATAGAAAAGCTCATGTTATTTCCACTAAGGAAGCAACTATGTGGACCATTATTTGGGTTAGTATGTCCTTAATCTTTTCCGGGGTAATCTATTGGCTGTATTATTCAGGAAATGTTGATAACATCGATAACCTAACTCCGCGGGGTGCTACACTTAAATATATTACTGGATATTTGATTGAGCTTTCCTTAAGCGTCGATAATATTTTTGTTATAGCGGTTATTTTCAATTCGTTTAAAATACCTAGAAAATATCAGCATCGCGTTTTGTTTTGGGGTATTCTTGGAGCAATTGTTTTTAGGGCGTTAATGATTCTGTTTGGTGTTGTTCTAATTAAAAAATTCTTTTTTACAACCTACATTTTTGGAGCATTTCTACTATATACAGCAGCAAAAATGCTCATTAAAAAAGACGCAGAATATCACCCAAAAAACTCATTTGTATATAGGGTTTTAAGGAGAATTATGCCTGTTACCACCAAAATGGAAGGTCAAAGCTTTTTTATTCAAATTAGACATATAAAGGCGGCAACACCGTTATTTATTGCTCTGGTTATTATAGAGTTTACAGATATTCTTTTTGCTTTAGATAGTGTGCCTGCAATTTTGGCAATTACGTCAGATCCATTTTTGGTTTTCAGTTCCAACATTTTTGCCATTTTAGGATTAAGGTCAATGTATTTCTTCTTAGCCAATATGTTGGCTAAGTTTGAATATTTAAAATATAGTTTGGTAGTAATACTTTCGTTTGTGGGTGTTAAATTAATTCTATCACACCATTACGATTTTCCTGAATGGTTGTCGCTAAGCGTTATTGCTACATCATTGGCAGGCGGCATACTTATTTCCTTATCAAAAAAAAATAAGACTTCAGATGACTCTCCATTAGAATTTCAAGTAGACGATTCAGAAGAATAG